The Aedes albopictus strain Foshan unplaced genomic scaffold, AalbF5 HiC_scaffold_122, whole genome shotgun sequence sequence AGGttcatccgttaggtggcgcaagtgggctctaaaaattttgaacttctgtatctcaagAATCACTGGTTGGTttaaggtttatccgctaggtgccgTTAGTGAGTCCTAAATATTCgagacttctgtatctcgagtacatagaagaatttcgtcttcggtaaggtcgatcaggacatcaagagctacccgatagcgcactagttggttcaaggcaaatctgctaggtggtgctagtgagccctaaaagttctgaacttctgtatctcgaaaatcagactacatagaaaaaaaatcgtcTTAGGCAAGGTCGATCAGGGAATCacaagctatccgatagtgaactatccgctttatccgctaggtagcgctagtgagttttacaaattcttagctgctgaatctcgaaaatcaggcttcatagaaaaaagtcgtcttcagcaaagttgatcagtacatcaaaggctaacggatagtgaactagttcattctaggtttatccactaggtggcgcaaaggagccctacaaattctgaacttctgtatctcgagaatcagactacatagaaaattttcgtcgtcggcaaagttgatcagtacatcaagggctaacggatagtgaactatttggttctgggtttatccggtaggtggcgctagtgagctctaaaaattctgaatttctgtatcTCGAGAGTCAGACAtagacatagaagaattttgacttcgacaaggtcgatcaggacatcaagaactatctgatagtaaactagttggttggaggtttgtccgctaggtggcgcaagtgggctctaaaaatgtcgatttttgcctgacataatttgtgtatcaccccatacTAGTCTTCCAACATGCCTTATTTCTCCACGGTATTCGCGAAaattactgatctataaatagatcactgggcgttcgagacAAATCAAACATTTCTTTCGAATAGTCTTGCTGGACAAtgacaaaatgcaaaaaaaatacaatagaataaTTGCTTACACACAGTTTGGAAGTAGAATTACCGTAAACAGCCAGAAatggtagggtattggttcccttattaagcatgtggctcccattttcatcccacgaaaaacaaaggattgaagcgctgtttgttttgtttcttatttttgtattttttgttagaagtgagcacccatgaaaacaaaaagaacggagtcaatcggtgccgtaatcgcttgttttcaaataggatgaaaatgggagcatgagattattgatggcacacataccctatttcaaGATTTGCATGAACTGGCATAGGCTGGCATTACGTATGCAAACAATAACAACGCGAATCAAACAAACGACGATTTACTACCGAAGGAGTCAGACCGTGGAGAATGTAAAAGTCATTAAAAGTACACCTACATTTTATAGACATGTCGGTGAGTTTGGGAACGGAACGTTCTCTATATTTGAATACGAAACGAGATCTGTTCAATTGATAACAATTGTGCAGAAAAGTCTTCATCTGGAAGATTGTTGAATattgagattttttaaaggatttttgaataggttcgtCCGAAGTGATAGATAATTTCACGTCCAAACAACATCCCACCGTATATTTAAGTACTTTGTTATTAAGAACTCAATATACCTAAATCTGCTATCATTGGCCTACTGGTCAAATATTTCTTTCAAATAGTTCGGACATGCATGACTGCTCCAATTCCTGAAACTCTCGAATAAAACAAGTTTTAAACAACTCAGTACAATATAATTTATTTGTATATAAAACACATAAACTTGATGAAAAACTTTCTCTTATCCGAAAAAAATGCCACAAAATTGCTTCTTCTGGAAGCCAATTTGATGATCTCTCCCCGCTCCAACCGGGCGGGAGGAACGCGCAGGAACCTGGGGCTGAACGCATAAATAAATATTGCTCTTTACCGATTGCGCTCTCGGCAAACAAtaaaaatgttaaccgaaattcaCATCAGCGAGAGAGCAAATCTCAGTACGGAATTTGTGATTACATACATATACCTAGTACATATTACGTATATATCTTAAGTAGGCATTGGCACTCATGCGTGGTTCGCGCACACCCATCTCAACAACACTCAATCACTCATTCAAACTTAAAGTCACATCGTGCGGCTGCTATGGCCCTATCGAGTTTACGGCAAGCTCGTCTTGCTTCCGGCGTCGGTTGCTCCGCCGCTGTTGCTGGATTCCTCCTCCAAAGTTTTCGGCTCACGTTCTctgttttaattattttttttttgggaaaagttACGAATTGGAGGGAAAATTTGTATGAAATCACGTTCTACTCGAGGGTTACAGAGGGGAAACAATGAGGTTAGGTTACACCCGTTTTGTTTTGTGTTACAGTGTTCATTGTGAGTAACGCAAGTGTTTTTTGAAGGTTAGTTTAGGGGCTGTTAATCCGTGTCAGTGCTGGTGGCCGTGTTGTGATGCGGTGATTTGAGTAGTGTTTCTAGGTTAGATTCTACTGTATCGATAGTTTTCTTGGGCCGTCTGTGTGAATTGGATGGTTAAAGTTGAGGGTTAGTTACGATTAGACTTGGTTCTCGGATAACGGTTATGGTTTGGACAACGACTCGACAAGGAATCGGAATACTTACTTGTACAGTACGTAATGTTGCACGATGAAGACAATATCGAACAGTACGGAGAACAGTCCCAATCCGAACTTGGTCGGATCCCCAAAGATCGATGCCCAATCATCTAAACGAGTTGGAATATTATAAATCCTCATCAATCTACCTGTATGCTACGGTTGTTTCTTACCATAATTATAAGCATTGAGCAACATCTGCAGCATGCTCAGCATACCACCGGTAAAGTCGAGAAGGATGTTCTCGATACTCCATCCCACTGTACTCTTCCGCCTGAAGTTCAGTACCGCCTGCGGTACGTACTTGATCAAGGTGATCGCAAGTTTGATGTAGCTGAGTGCGTACAAGAAGTCCAACCAGTGCCAAGTTTCAGTACCAACCAGAATGCCAGACACCACAATTATCGTCGCAAACACTCCAAGAATACCCTGGGCCGTATACGATACCCGTTGTTCTCCTCTCTGCAATACGTTCAACAATACATCAAGTTTTCATGACGATCCGATCTACGCCATTCTTCGTAACTCACCTCGTACAAGAAGCACTGCACCACAGTCAGAAATGTAGCGCACGAGGCATGCAGTGAGAACGCCACATCGTTCGCAATGACCGGATTCAACCCCCGGGGATTCCTGTTGAAGTACTCCTGCTCGATGTGATCGTTCCAGAAAAGTGAGCAGTTGAAGATCGCATACAGCGTATGGCCCAGCAGGTTCAGCGCCAAAAAGTCAAACGATAACCCGACGACACTCTTCCGCCGGAAGTTGATGATCATTTGCGGCCAGAACGATATCGTCCACGCCACGAAGTAGATCCATCCGATCACAAGCGATACGTAGATGATCGCCGTGGAGTTGGCGATCGTTACCCTGATGAAAGCCTTCGCATCATCGATCAGTCCAGCCGGAATAATCTTTCCCACCAGGTCGAACTGTCCGGGTGACTGGGCTTGCAGGGCGACCGGAACGGCCTTATCGATAAACCCATTCGAGGGAGCATCGATCGAGATCACCGAAGGTGTAACGATGACGAACTCCGAGTGTTCGTTGGAGAAATTGAACTGTATACTCTGCGTGAGCTGACCGCGGAAGCGGACCAGAATTTCTTTGGTTTCGTGCACCAGTACGGATATATCCTGGGGATCGAGCACTACGTTGGCCCCGATAGGGGTTTGACTCCGCACTGAGGACGCTGGAATAAAGGCGATTGGAGTCAGAGAAGAAGTCCTTGATCGACGCGACTACAAGCCCACTTACCTGCTAGCAATACTGTGCCGATGAGGACAATCACTGCGGATTTTCCCATCGTGAGCGTGGTGTGATTGGCCGCACTTGGCACGGTTGTGGAACGTGGGCGGCCCAAGTCGGACCAATAAATACTATAGACAGAGTCTACACACTGTGAGCGACTGACTGATTTGCACGCTTCATTGGATGGGTCCTGGAAACAATCAACGGGAGCTGTAAAATGATTTACCCTCTatctggacgacgacgacggatagATAAGATACAACAAATGCGTCGATTGCGTCCTCTCAATCGTGGCGTTATCGTGGAGTTGAAAAGGTATACGTCACACGCAAGTGCGAGGCGGAGATGCAATTCGAAATCTATAAAAACTGGGTGACGAACGTGCTTATACCGGATCATTCAATCTGGTTACGGACAGACAGCGACGGTGATTGGAGATAACTGTAGATTGTTCAATGAACTGCACCTATTTTAAATCACATGACGAGATCGAATAGGAAGGTGTGCGACATGCATTGGGAATGGCGGCGAAAAAAATACAATTGTATTGCTTGTCTCACTTTGAATTAGGGATTTCCTTGTCTGGATGACAATCTTCAAGATCTTGTCAGTCATACACAAAGCACAATATTTTTGTTATCATATAATAACGTTCAATCACTTCCGTAATATTTTCGGCTAATCATCATGGACACGTATCAATTCCCGGTACGACCCAGAATATATTTCATAAGTTTCTATAAAGTTTTACCATTTTTCGTCTAGGTGATTTCTTTTAAGTATTGCTAAGAAattcaacatttcttctttttttaACCCGTCGTGGAAGCTCAGTGTAGGCTAAGTGGACGAAAATGAGTCTGGATGTTAAAATTCATCAACGTATCTTCCTCAAATTTAGATTATTCTAGCAGAGGATTTTCTCACCAAACTCCTTTCGTATTTTTTCACGGCATTTTTCCTAGTATTCCTTTTGGAGCTTCTTCCGTATTCCTACCAGCAATTATTCAAGATTCGAACAATTCTTTCCGGGATACCTCCATGAGAACCTTCCAGGCATCCTGAAGTCCAaccgatttcttcaaaagtttttcaaggaaatcctgcagaatttcttccagaggttttcccggaATTGCTCCCAGAACCCTTCGCAAGGTTTTTTTggagttcctcctgcgttttacctaaagatttatttttttgtgattcctccaagaatttttacatGAGTTATTGTGAATTCCAGAAGTTTTCTCTGCAATGCTCCCAGAGTCCCTCACTATATTTCTTCCGACGTTCCTCCTGTAATGCTTCAAGAAATTTACGTCAACTTTCTTCTAGGTTTTCTTCCGGTATTTGTACAGTCTACATTTGTACAGTCTACTCTATTCTACAGAATACACagacattcattgaaagaatcattTATCTTGCGTCATTATCAATGTTTGCAGCACATCGGAGATATATTACAAGCATTGAAACGGCCAGtcttactgtgcagcgttgtcaaaattatctaaaaataAATGGAAAGATTGAATCTTCATCATTGAAGCCATACAACGGGGACATCTCATTCCAACCACTCAGTTTTGTACACGTTGAAAAAGGGTGAGAGTGACGATGCCAAGAAGGTTAACATCACTTCTTTGCTCCTTAGTTTCTGGGGATTGACCAGTATCCAAAGTATCCAAACCCATTCAATATTCACTTTTGTGTGCACCGGGTAACAAATTCGAGAAGAATCGGCATCTCTTCCCACTACTATCTGGAATCGTACGACAGAATCTCACAACAGGAGCGTCTCCAGGGATATTGCTTAAAAGCTCTCgcaaaatttctctaagagtttcaccagacatttctcGTGGAACTTTACGTCTTAAAAGATTTCTTTCGGTGTTGCTTTTGAGTTCCTTTCATACAGGAGTTATTTCTGATGAGGATGGGTCACATGAagttcttctttttacaacggtttttctaggatttctcttgcGGTGATTTCAAAGACGTCATCCTGAGATTCTCTTAaatattttcccaggaatactGCAATTGTGATTGTGAATAAGCATAAATTAgccttagttaaaatacacagaaatattgGGATTTCTCTAATATTAACTCCCAGAATTTTTGTGGTAATTTTCCAGGAGTGTTTTTCGGAATAACTCTTGGCATGGCCAACGAAATTCCATTGAAAACAGAGGGAAATAAAAAAGAGAAGAaagaagaaaagaaaagaaaaaaaagaaaaaaggagggaaatatgcttatgctcatgcccaaattttggaaggaatcctggtGGAGTCTCGCGATAAACTCTGagaagaactattggagaaataacGAAATCAACTTCGGAAAACAAAATCCCGAGAAAACTGAGACATCTCCAAAAAATTTCATAGAGTAATCTTGGAAATTTCTATGAGAACCTTTGGAAGCCTAtgagataaattcccggagaaattaccgaagaaattccgcgaggaatttcgaaagaaatcccggagaatcttttgcaaaaatatttgaaaaaatgcgaAGGCATGCATAAAACCTGCTGACATTTTTGGAAAGCtatcacagaaaaccgcaaaggggccgttcataaaccacgtagaatttttggggggaggggggtcctggccaaagtctacgctccatacaaatttcaaattttttgtatagacaaaagtctacgatgggggagggggggggggggtgtctgagatggccaaattttggtctacgtggtttatgaacagccccaaaccTGGATGAACATTGAGAGAATTTTATTAGGATCTTTGGACGGAACCTCATAAGAAACTCTAGAAGCATTAcctggaaaacctctggaacaaaTCCTGGGAGGAACGAAGGCAACAATTCCGTGAAAAAATTTAGCAGAAACCCTGGGATGAACTCTGCTCTggtagaaatttcagaaacaattttcTTTGAAATCCCAGATGGATCACCAAAATATCTGGGAGCAAATCTGATCCCCTGGATAGAATATTGGGTtacactcttggagaaattcagacAAACCTCCAGCAATTATCCCTAGATATATCCTAGGAAGAACTCaggaaaaaataaagaaaagaatTCTGTAAGACACTGGGTAAGAATTTGGAGAAGGAATTGCGATGGAAAGTGGAAATCCAAGAATAAATCTCGGAAGGGATTACAGGTAAAATCCTGGACAGAGTTTCTGTAGTAACCCTCAAatgaatttcagaacaaattttaaATAGATTTCCAAGTAAATGCCAAGGAAATTCCAAACCctaaaaagtttttgagatcacTTGTTTTCTTCAGGGTTTACTAGTAAATACCCATCAATATCCAGGATTATATTGGCATCCCAATATTACTACACATTACTAGTAGAAAACTCTGGCACTAACTACTCAGAACTTGCTATAAATACTACATTTATTCAAACCCAACGCTTTGTTTGTAGTATGCTCGAAAGTTTTAGTGCAGTTAATTCGTTAAAAATAACATAAGCTTTCTAAAAATATAGATCAGAAATCTGAGATgcaatttcattgaaattctgaagaaaggtCTTTTAACTCACACCATCGAGGCATTATTGGACTTTAAGCTaggtttttgcgatttttttttctcccggaATGTCGTCTTAATTTTCAGAGatattaaataaaattttaatgtttgtctCAAGCTCTCGAGTCTCAGATATACTTCCAAAGGAATGAACAGAAGTTTACGCAGCTAAtccagaaattgctgaagaaatttcaccaaaattcaaTCAAACGGTCCTATTTCAAAGAGGAGTTCCAAGAAATTTCATCATGAGCAACATTACATCCATTATTAATTATTTCATTGTTCAACTGGTTCAGAGAGTTGTACTGAAGGGATTGAACCTAAACCAATTCTGAAAATATCGTAAAAACCAGCTATATTATGCCTAAACTTTTACatgaattctgtcagaaatttcttcaaagtatCATCAGATACATTTCCTGGAATCCAGCAAGAAGTTCCTGCATATCCAAAGCACTCTTCCCACAAATTCTACTAATATTCCAccaacaattcttccagaaactctttgtAGCTGTAGGCGTCCATCAGAAAACACTTCAACACGCAGTTGGAATTTTTAACATATGTTCTGGAATCGTCCTGAAGAAACTTAGGAAGTGCAGAAATATTTTATTATGAATTATGAATTCGGCTATGCTTCCCaatatgtattctattctatatattcccttaaaaattttaaatttcttcttGTTTGACCCCGCATTGGAAGCTTTGCTTTGCCCGAAATATTGGCATTGCAGGAAAAAAATTGTAAATTGATCCTAAAAGAGGTCTGCCTACAGTTTACTTATGAATTCCGTTTGAAATTGCAGATTGTTTGTCAGATATTATTTCGATATTTCTGGGATTTAAGCAGTTCAACACAAAGTTGTCAAGAAGAAAAACTTCCAAAACTTGCTTTAAGAACTGCGctgaaaattgttcaaaaaaaaaacaaatttattacctttcatttcttccaaaattcttccaagacatcAGTAGGAAAAAAATATAAGAGTTTCTCGAAAAATGTCACCAGAATTACCCTAGGAACTGTTGCCAGCGAATTTCCGGCGAAATGCTTCCAAACTGAAGATCCCAAAATACAGTCAGGAAGCCTATGAATTGCTGGAGTTGTACGTGTTCGTGAACAATCCGGTACTGTTTGCTTAGTGCAAAGACCAAAGTAGTTCCATTGCAATCGATTGGGATACCTTGTCTGGAACGTCAGACAGTAACGATTGGAACGCCACTGATGAAGACTTTCACTGACCGAAAATCACACCATTCCGATCAACCGTAGAGTGATGTTGGACCATAGGAGATATTGACAGTTCGTAGCATTCCGGATTATGGAGATCCTCGAAGATACGAACGTTTCGGATTGGAGATGGATGCCAACCAAGCTAAACGTGGAGGACAAGGCTACGAAATAAGGCAAGGGTCCCAGCTATTTActaccgtccctacacagttatggatcacacacagttacggatcactttgatgtttaaagtcgaatatcttgctcaaaacatatatttcggcacaaaattcatttttgtagcatgatcctatttgttttctgagataaaaaatcatttacaagagttcaatctaaacataaaatgtattttaatacaacgatagtgttgtcctctcacatctgccaataaacagccgaattccataagaagctactcctgcagcggtaagttctaaaagtgtcgaaatccatcaatttCGATATAAAAATCGCTCATACACGTTGGATGagatatgtatgtatctattaaAAGAAGTTTTGTTTCATTCTGGGACTCAAATACTAGAATAATGTGAttttcaacagtgatccataatgtgacccaaaaactgatcgtttgacgctattatggatcactttaaacaaaGATAGATTTTCGCTCCACTCAACGCTCTTGATACAATATTCTTACCTTAAAGTatcaaaagtatcattaaaaaacatgtaaccttgaaaaccaggtgtcttgaaacacaGAGTTGTAATAATAAGACTTAAAATGGAGAGCATCACTGAAACCTAGTGGCGCACCTCTTTCGAAGTGAATAGATTCGggatttttcaatgttttctctttattcctgttgtaaaatcgggtactccatcagttaaataatcaatacactgcgtagtttagccttacaaacgcaaatttgttattagagttggaattttgagtaattttgcactgatccataatatggcaaaaattgatccataatatgtgggactctgtggagctgattcataataaggcattttgtaaacagtgaaatattcctgttttacgcggaaatgacttgcgattatacttcaaatggatcggtaatgaaaagttcgaatcaaaacagggctaacggtgctttcaaagtcgtattttttgttttcttttatttttaattgaattttgaaggtcaaaaatactactaagtgatccatgactgtgtacccacggtacaATAACTTCAGGTGGTTTAACGGGCCTGCATTCCTATACGAAGACGAGTCAAAATGGCACAGATGAAGATCCTGCGCATTAGGAGCACTCAGATGAAGAACTACGGCATGTCCGTATTCATGTTCACTGTTCAGCACACGGCTGAAtccatacactgaacgaaaaccccatcccaatcgacatgtagagcatggatcggggtatcttctgaattttttacgttgCAGAAAATGttcttcgtttttgcagaaaccattttttagtgaaattttgttcaaaaatggtttctgcaaaaacgaaaaacattttctctcgcgtaaaaaaatcagaagat is a genomic window containing:
- the LOC109414751 gene encoding cystinosin homolog (The sequence of the model RefSeq protein was modified relative to this genomic sequence to represent the inferred CDS: added 118 bases not found in genome assembly), producing the protein MGKSAVIVLIGTVLLAASSVRSQTPIGANVVLDPQDISVLVHETKEILVRFRGQLTQSIQFNFSNEHSEFVIVTPSVISIDAPSNGFIDKAVPVALQAQSPGQFDLVGKIIPAGLIDDAKAFIRVTIANSTAIIYVSLVIGWIYFVAWTISFWPQMIINFRRKSVVGLSFDFLALNLLGHTLYAIFNCSLFWNDHIEQEYFNRNPRGLNPVIANDVAFSLHASCATFLTVVQCFLYERGEQRVSYTAQGILGVFATIIVVSGILVGTETWHWLDFLYALSYIKLAITLIKYVPQAVLNFRRKSTVGWSIENILLDFTGGMLSMLQMLLNAYNYDDWASIFGDPTKFGLGLFSVLFDIVFIVQHYVLYKDSEYTELPGDNNADYDPGTSHLPTTPDPVTSDPELIRV